A single window of Halobacterium jilantaiense DNA harbors:
- a CDS encoding CPBP family intramembrane glutamic endopeptidase — MESATSSGSQSSGSRGRAVLVAAGLAILGLGLASIISIPVALAYSALTNTAVGDLGIVAGLAISLVSLHGIAFPLVAWGYVRRRGVGWSFVPASMPSLSAVKYIVGGYLGAFGALIVISMLVALLAVEPAQNSAGTAALENPGIIPYLVVLQFLLVGPGEELLFRGIIQGSLREHFDAWPAILLTSMVFAPIHITALSGGPAAVATTIGILFVPSIVFGYLYEKTDNIVVPALTHGLYNATLFGITYLGTQIEQTPELLAL; from the coding sequence ATGGAATCGGCCACATCGAGCGGTAGTCAGTCGAGCGGCAGTCGCGGGCGCGCGGTCCTCGTCGCGGCCGGTCTCGCCATCCTTGGGCTCGGTCTCGCGTCCATCATCAGCATCCCCGTAGCGTTGGCGTACTCGGCGCTGACAAACACGGCCGTCGGAGACCTCGGAATTGTTGCCGGACTGGCCATCAGTCTAGTGAGCCTCCATGGCATCGCCTTCCCACTCGTCGCATGGGGGTACGTCCGGCGGCGCGGCGTCGGCTGGTCGTTCGTCCCAGCGTCGATGCCCTCGCTGAGCGCCGTGAAGTACATCGTCGGCGGCTACCTCGGTGCCTTCGGTGCCCTCATCGTCATCTCGATGCTGGTCGCGCTGTTGGCCGTCGAACCGGCGCAGAACTCCGCTGGGACCGCCGCCCTGGAGAACCCCGGCATCATCCCCTACCTCGTCGTCCTCCAGTTCCTGCTCGTCGGCCCGGGCGAGGAACTGCTCTTCCGCGGCATCATCCAGGGGTCGCTGCGCGAGCACTTCGACGCCTGGCCCGCCATTCTGCTGACATCGATGGTGTTTGCGCCCATCCACATCACGGCACTCTCCGGCGGCCCGGCGGCCGTCGCGACGACCATCGGCATCCTCTTCGTTCCGAGCATCGTCTTCGGCTACCTCTACGAGAAGACCGACAACATCGTCGTCCCCGCACTCACCCACGGCCTCTACAACGCCACGCTGTTCGGCATCACGTACCTCGGCACCCAGATCGAACAGACGCCCGAA